The genome window TTCTAGGGCGGTAGTAAGCTCTAGAGAGGGCGGAACTCCGCTAAGAGAAGACGTAAGTGTGAGCTCGGACGTGATAGAAACGATACTAAAAAACGCTCCGATGAGCAGCGGGCACTTCTTCGTCGTACCAAAAATCATAGAGTAGAAAAATGGAAGAAATAGAAAAATTTAACACCAGCCTTGAAATACTGCTAAAAACCGTCGTCCATAACAAAGCCAGTGACTTGCACATCGTGTCAAGAAGCGAACCGCAAATCAGAATAGACGGCACATTAAGACCTCTAGAGCTCGGAGTTTTGAGCGGACACGACATACAAGATATCTGCTATGCGCTCATAACCGACGTACAAAAAAGCGAACTGGAAGAAAACAGAGAGCTTGACTTTGCGATAGAGCTTCCCGGCGTCGGACGCTTCAGAGGCAACTACTACTACACGATGAACGGCGATTTGGCTGCCGCATTTCGTATCATCCCGACCGAGATCCCTTCGCTAGACGATCTTAAAGCGCCTAATATCTTTAAAGAAGTCGTAAAGCGCGAAAAAGGAATGATACTAGTTACCGGCCCGACGGGTAGCGGTAAATCTACTACGCTTGCGGCTATGCTAAACGAGATAAATTTGACCGAAAGAAAGCACATAATCACGATCGAAGATCCTGTGGAGTTCGTGCATACGAATAAAAAATCTCTTTTCTCTCACAGAAATATCGGTACCGATACGCAGTCTTATGCTAGAGCGCTTAAATTTGCCCTCCGTGAAGACCCAGATATCATCCTGGTGGGTGAGATGAGAGATAGGGAGACGATATCGACCGCGATCACGGCTGCAGAGACGGGACACCTCGTATTTGCGACCTTGCACACAAACTCGGCCATCCAGACCATCAACCGTATCATAGATAGCTTTGAGGGCGGCGAGCAGCTTCAAGTGCGAAATATGCTTTCCGTTTCGCTAACTGCGGTTATCTCTCAAGCCTTGCTTCCAAAGATCGGCAGCGGACGACTCGCGGTTCATGAAATTTTGATAAACAACGCCGCTATCGCAAACCTTATCCGCGAAAATAAGGTGCATCAAATTTACTCTCAAATGCAGCTAAATCAGCAAATGACCGGCATGACTACTCAAACGCAAGCTCTCATGAAGGCTATCAGAGCAAATCAGATAACTAAAGAGATGGCGATGAGATACTCTACGAGCCAGCAAGAGCTGGGCGGATTGTTGGGTATGTAATGGATTTTGTTACATTATTTGACGTAGTCGTCGTTTCGCTTGTTTTGATACTAGGCATAAAAGGCGTAATAAGCGGACTAATAAAGGAAATTTTCGGCCTTATCGGCCTTATCGGCGGTATCGTCGTAGCTAGTAGATTCGGCGCTAGGGTCGGCACTCTAATAAGCGATAATATCTATAAGATAGAGGGCGATTCTGTTCTGTTTTTCGCCGGATTTTTGGCGACGCTTATCGTGTTTTGGGTACTTTGCCTAGGTATCGGCGCCTTTTTATCAAAGCTAATAGGACTAAGCGGACTTGGATTTTTAGATAAACTGGGCGGATTTATTATCGGAAGCGCTAAAATTTTCCTAGTTTTTGCGGTTTTGATAGTGACCATTTCAAACATTCAAGTATTAAATAATAAAATCGAGCCGTATTTTAGAGGAAGTAAACTGTATCCGATCTTGCTGGATACGGGCAAATGGATAATGAACGTGGATGTAAAAGGCATAGCAAGCGGCGTAGGAAATATCGAGACGCCGTTTGACGCCTCTATGCAGGAGCAAAGGCCAAATTTAGAGATAAATTCGACGATTAAGGAGTACAAATGATGATTGAGAATTTAGAATACGACGCGCTTCTTGAGAAATTTAAAAAAATTTTGAGAGATAACGGGCTAAAATACACGCAACAGCGAGAAGTTCTACTAAAGACGCTCTACAACAACGACGAGCACTTCACTCCGGAGAGACTTTATTTTTTCATTAAAGAGACCTATCCTGACTTAAACGTCGGCATCGCGACCGTTTATAGGACGCTAAATTTGCTCGAAGAAGCCGAGATGGTAACTTCTATCAGCTTTGGCTCGCAAGGTAAAAAATTCGAGCTCGCAACCAAGCCTCACCACGATCACATGATATGCCGCAGATGCGGAACTATCATCGAATTTGAAGACGTAACCATAGAAAAAAGACAAGCAAATATCGCAAAAGAGCACGGTTTTAAGCTAACCGGACACATGATGCAGCTTTACGGAGTGTGCAAAGAGTGCAATGCCAAAGAGGCAAAGGGCGGCAAGTGATATTTGAAAATCAACTGGAGATCCAGAGGCTAGAGACTGCAAACGAGCTAAGAGATGCAGGTATAAATCCATATCCGCACTTTTTGCGCCGCGATATGGATATAACTAAATTTAGGCTCAAATTTAAACACATTATAGACACCGAAGAAAAGAGCGCCGAAGGGCAGCTAGTAAGCCTCGCCGGACGCGTTAAGCTCATCAGAGATGCGGGCAAGGCGATATTTGCCAACATCGAGGACGAGGACGGCAATCTTCAAATTTACTTTAGTAATAAGACACTTGATCCCGATTGGTTTAAGGTCGTAAAGAAAAATATCGAAGTAGGCGACATCATATATGTGCGCGGATATGCTTTCGTCACGCGAACGGGCGAATTTTCTATGCACGTTAGCGAACTAACTTTAGCGTCAAAGGCCATTTCGCCGCTTCCGGAGAAATTTCACGGGCTAACGGATATCGAGACTAGATACCGCCAGAGATACCTCGATATGATAATGAATCCCGAGGTTAGGGCTGATTTTAAGCGCCGCTCGGTTATCGTTAGCACGATCCGCAGATTTTTCGAGGATAAGGGCTTTTTAGAGGTCGAGACTCCTATGATGCACCCGATCCCCGGCGGAGCTAACGCTAAGCCTTTCGTTACGTTTCACAACGCGCTTGGCGTGGAGAGATTTTTGCGCATCGCGCCCGAGCTTTATCTAAAGCGTCTCATCGTGGGCGGTTTTGACGCGGTTTACGAGATGAATAGAAATTTCCGCAACGAGGGTATGGATCTAACGCATAATCCTGAATTTACAAGCATCGAGTTTTACTGGGCGTGGCACACTTATCACGATTTGATGGGGCTAACCGAGGAGTTATTTAACGTGCTTCTCGATAAACTCGATATGCCAAAAATCATCGAATTTGACGGTATGCAGATCGATTTTAGCAAGCCGTTTAAACGCATAAGCTACAAAAAAGCGCTCGTAGAAATCGGTGGGCTAGATGAAGCAATCATTGGCGATAAGGATAAAATTTTAGCCAAGCTCAAAGCGGACGGTTTTGAGGCAAACGCTAAACTTGATTTGGGGCATTTGCAGGCCGAACTTTTCGACAACTACGTAGAGAGCAAGCTAACCGATCCGACGTTTATTATCGACTATCCGATTTCTATTAGCCCACTTTCTCGCAGAAGCGATGCAAACCCCGATATAGCCGAGAGATTTGAGCTATTTATCGCAGGACGCGAGCTAGCTAACGGCTTTAACGAGCTAAACGACCCGATCGATCAATACGGCCGTTTCGCTTCGCAGATCGAAGCCAAAAACGCCGGCGACGACGAAGCTCACGAGATGGACGAGGACTATGTGAGGGCTCTTGGCTACGCGATGCCTCCGACTGCCGGGCAGGGTATCGGCATAGATAGGCTCGTGATGCTACTGACCAATAAAAAATCCATCCGTGACGTGGTGCTTTTCCCTGCGATGAGACCGCAAAAAAACGAAACCAAGGAGAATTAATGAGTTTGCAAAGTTACGATAAAGAAATTTTTGATTTAGTAAATTTAGAACTAAAACGCCAATGCGACCACCTCGAGATGATTGCGAGCGAAAATTTTACCTATCCTGAAGTGATGGAGGTAATGGGCTCGGTTCTAACTAATAAATACGCGGAAGGCTATCCCGGCAAACGCTACTACGGCGGCTGCGAATACGTCGATCAGATCGAGCAGCTAGCGATCGATCGCTGCAAAGAGCTTTTTGGTTGCGAATTTGCAAACGTACAGCCAAACTCGGGCTCGCAGGCGAACCAGGGCGTTTACGGCGCGCTTTTAAATCCTGGCGATAAAATTTTAGGCATGGATCTAAGCCACGGTGGACACCTAACTCACGGCGCAAAAGTAAGCAGCTCGGGTAAAATTTATCAGAGCTTTTTCTACGGCGTAGAGCTTGACGGACGCATAAACTACGACAAAGTGATGGAAATCGCGCAAATCGTAAAGCCAAAGATGATCGTGTGCGGCGCTAGCGCATATACGCGCGAGATCGAATTTAAGAAATTCCGCGAGATCGCCGACGCCGTAGGCGCTATACTCTTTGCAGACGTAGCGCACATCGCCGGTCTAGTCGTAGCCGGCGAGCATCAGAGTCCGTTCCCGCACTGCGACGTGGTAAGCTCGACTACTCACAAGACGCTTCGCGGACCTCGCGGCGGTATCATCATGACAAATAACGAGGAGTACGCCAAAAAGATAAATTCATCCATCTTCCCGGGCATCCAGGGCGGACCGCTAGTTCACGTCATCGCGGCAAAGGCGGTAGGCTTTAAACACAACCTAAGTCCGGAGTGGAAAATTTACGCCAAGCAAGTCAAAGCAAACATCAAAAAACTAGCCGAAATTTTAGTAAAACGCGGCTTTGATCTAGTTAGCGGCGGTACCGATAACCATCTAGTTTTAATGAGCTTTTTAAATCGCGATTTTAGCGGTAAAGACGCCGATATTGCTCTTGGAAATGCGGGTATAACGGTAAATAAAAATACGGTCCCTGGCGAAACTAGAAGCCCGTTCGTTACGAGCGGTATCCGCATCGGAAGCCCGGCTCTTACGGCTCGCGGCATGAAAGAAGCGGAATTTGAGATCATTGCAAATAAAATCGCCGACGTACTAAGCGATATCAATAACGCCGAGCTTCAAAGCAGGGTAAAAGCCGAGCTAAAAGAGCTTGCGAGCAAATTTATCATCTACGATAGGGCGACTTATTGATGCAGAGCATAGACACCGCGCTAATCAAAATGAACACGAGCCACTACTGGATCAAGCGCGATAATATCGTAAGCAAGATCGAGTATAAGGGTCGGACATTTTTTAATAAATTCGAGCTCATAAACGAGCCTCTAAGCTATCAGGTGACAAAAGATCACGACGAGGGCAAGATTACCGTCGCGCACTCGCTGATACTGCCGGGCGACAAGGTCGAAAATATCGTCTTTGACTACAACGGCAGGATGCCTGAGCGCTTTTGGCACCGAGCTCAGCTTTTGTTCCGCGAGGAGGGGTTTATAAATTTTACCGCCTACGAGAGCAAGACGCCGGGACACTTGCACCTTTACGTGCACAAGGGCCACACGACGCTAAACGAGGGCTATCAGATCGCAAATAAGCTATCTATGCTGCTTAGTTCGCGTTTGGTTAAAGAGTGGAGAGTGTTTCCGACGATGGAAATGCCGAAAGAATTTAACATCTTGACGTTGCCGTATAAGGTCTATCAAAAAGAGCGCGGCGCAAGCTGGTCAAAACATATGTAAGGAGTAAAAATGGAGTATAACGAGCTAAGAGACATCATGCTTGATAACAACGAGGATAAAAAGAGCAAAAACGTTAAGAGGATCCTCATCCTCGTCGCCGTTTTCGTCATTATCTTTTTAGCTGTTCTCATCGTGATGAAATTTTTAAATTCGCCGGAGACTAACGATCAAGTCGCGCAAACCGACTCTAGGCTGGTTTTACCGCCTGAGCCAGACAATACGCGAAGCATCCCGCAGCAAGTGAGCGTACCTGCCACTCCGCCTAGCGAGCCTGCACCGCAAGTAGCGCAAACTAACGTCCCTCCAGTCGCTCCGCCTCCTCCGTCCGAGCCTCAGGCGCAGCAGCCAAATCCTGCTTTTGAGCAGGTGCCTATAGTGCCTGAAAACAAAGGTCAAGATAGCTTTGAAGATATGGTAAAAGCGCTCAAGGAAAAAGAGGATAAAAGACAGCAAGATACAGGCGCGGCAGCTCCTGCGCCGACCGAGCCTTCTACTATACAGGGCGCTTTAAAGCAAAATGATACGCCAAACGCTCAGCCAGGCGAACCAAAAGCCGAGCCTAAGCAGCACGTAAACGTAGTAAAGCAAAAAGAGCCTAAACAAGAAAAAGCTGCAAAACAGCCTAAAAACGATGCCGCTAAAGAAAAACAAGCAAAACAAAAGCCGGCTAAACAAGCTCCTGCAGCTAGCGGCGGCGAGGCTCACAGCGGTAGCTACATACAGGTTTTTGCGGTCAAGCACTTTAATGAAAAAGCGCCGGAGCTTGGCAAGCTAAAAGCCGCAGGATACGCGTATAAGCTATATAGGACGAACGTAAACGGTAGCGAGATTATCAAAGTGCTAGTCGGTCCTTATAGCGGCGAGCAGCTAAAAAGCGAGCTTGCTAAAATCAAGCAAAGCGCGGCTCCAAACGCCTTTATCGTAAATATAAAATGATGATTTTTGCCGTTTTCGGCAACCCTATCTCTCACTCCGTTTCGCCGAGGCTACACAACTTAGCCCTCGGCGAGCTGGGTCTATCTTGCGAAGCCCTATATACTCGCTACGAGCTCTCAGACGGCTCGCGACTCATCTCTAAATTTAAAGAACTAAAACTAAGCGGCGCAAACGTAACCGTACCTCACAAAGAAGCTGCGCTCGCACAGTGCGACGTTGCGGACGAAACTGCTGCTAAAATCGGCTCCGTAAACACTCTAGTATCTCGCGGCGATAAAATTTACGGATACAATACCGATGCGCCGGGATTTTTACGAGCGATAGAAGATTTTGGACAGATAAACTCAGCTCTTGTTTTAGGCGCTGGCGGGACGGCTAGGGCGGTCGCCTACGCGCTAAAGAGCCGCGGCGTGCGAGTTTGCGTGCTAAATAGAAGCGAGGAGAGACTAGCTAATTTTGCCGAATTTGAAAAATTTAGCTGGGCGAATTTTGGCAAATTTAATGGCGGCAAATTTGATCTCGTCGTAAATACGACTTCGGCTGGGCTAAAAGACGAAAATTTGCCCGCGCCGATTGAGATTTTACGTCCGATTTTTGATGAAGCTAAATTTGCCTTCGACGTGATTTACGGCAAGAAAACGCCATTTT of Campylobacter showae contains these proteins:
- the gatC gene encoding Asp-tRNA(Asn)/Glu-tRNA(Gln) amidotransferase subunit GatC; protein product: MQIDDTLLTKLEKLSSLKVESDKRREIEGQLSEILSFAGILDELDLSASRAVVSSREGGTPLREDVSVSSDVIETILKNAPMSSGHFFVVPKIIE
- a CDS encoding type IV pilus twitching motility protein PilT; this translates as MEEIEKFNTSLEILLKTVVHNKASDLHIVSRSEPQIRIDGTLRPLELGVLSGHDIQDICYALITDVQKSELEENRELDFAIELPGVGRFRGNYYYTMNGDLAAAFRIIPTEIPSLDDLKAPNIFKEVVKREKGMILVTGPTGSGKSTTLAAMLNEINLTERKHIITIEDPVEFVHTNKKSLFSHRNIGTDTQSYARALKFALREDPDIILVGEMRDRETISTAITAAETGHLVFATLHTNSAIQTINRIIDSFEGGEQLQVRNMLSVSLTAVISQALLPKIGSGRLAVHEILINNAAIANLIRENKVHQIYSQMQLNQQMTGMTTQTQALMKAIRANQITKEMAMRYSTSQQELGGLLGM
- a CDS encoding CvpA family protein; this encodes MDFVTLFDVVVVSLVLILGIKGVISGLIKEIFGLIGLIGGIVVASRFGARVGTLISDNIYKIEGDSVLFFAGFLATLIVFWVLCLGIGAFLSKLIGLSGLGFLDKLGGFIIGSAKIFLVFAVLIVTISNIQVLNNKIEPYFRGSKLYPILLDTGKWIMNVDVKGIASGVGNIETPFDASMQEQRPNLEINSTIKEYK
- a CDS encoding Fur family transcriptional regulator; protein product: MMIENLEYDALLEKFKKILRDNGLKYTQQREVLLKTLYNNDEHFTPERLYFFIKETYPDLNVGIATVYRTLNLLEEAEMVTSISFGSQGKKFELATKPHHDHMICRRCGTIIEFEDVTIEKRQANIAKEHGFKLTGHMMQLYGVCKECNAKEAKGGK
- the lysS gene encoding lysine--tRNA ligase; translation: MFENQLEIQRLETANELRDAGINPYPHFLRRDMDITKFRLKFKHIIDTEEKSAEGQLVSLAGRVKLIRDAGKAIFANIEDEDGNLQIYFSNKTLDPDWFKVVKKNIEVGDIIYVRGYAFVTRTGEFSMHVSELTLASKAISPLPEKFHGLTDIETRYRQRYLDMIMNPEVRADFKRRSVIVSTIRRFFEDKGFLEVETPMMHPIPGGANAKPFVTFHNALGVERFLRIAPELYLKRLIVGGFDAVYEMNRNFRNEGMDLTHNPEFTSIEFYWAWHTYHDLMGLTEELFNVLLDKLDMPKIIEFDGMQIDFSKPFKRISYKKALVEIGGLDEAIIGDKDKILAKLKADGFEANAKLDLGHLQAELFDNYVESKLTDPTFIIDYPISISPLSRRSDANPDIAERFELFIAGRELANGFNELNDPIDQYGRFASQIEAKNAGDDEAHEMDEDYVRALGYAMPPTAGQGIGIDRLVMLLTNKKSIRDVVLFPAMRPQKNETKEN
- a CDS encoding serine hydroxymethyltransferase; the encoded protein is MSLQSYDKEIFDLVNLELKRQCDHLEMIASENFTYPEVMEVMGSVLTNKYAEGYPGKRYYGGCEYVDQIEQLAIDRCKELFGCEFANVQPNSGSQANQGVYGALLNPGDKILGMDLSHGGHLTHGAKVSSSGKIYQSFFYGVELDGRINYDKVMEIAQIVKPKMIVCGASAYTREIEFKKFREIADAVGAILFADVAHIAGLVVAGEHQSPFPHCDVVSSTTHKTLRGPRGGIIMTNNEEYAKKINSSIFPGIQGGPLVHVIAAKAVGFKHNLSPEWKIYAKQVKANIKKLAEILVKRGFDLVSGGTDNHLVLMSFLNRDFSGKDADIALGNAGITVNKNTVPGETRSPFVTSGIRIGSPALTARGMKEAEFEIIANKIADVLSDINNAELQSRVKAELKELASKFIIYDRATY
- a CDS encoding DUF1882 domain-containing protein, which produces MQSIDTALIKMNTSHYWIKRDNIVSKIEYKGRTFFNKFELINEPLSYQVTKDHDEGKITVAHSLILPGDKVENIVFDYNGRMPERFWHRAQLLFREEGFINFTAYESKTPGHLHLYVHKGHTTLNEGYQIANKLSMLLSSRLVKEWRVFPTMEMPKEFNILTLPYKVYQKERGASWSKHM
- a CDS encoding ABC transporter ATP-binding protein — translated: MEYNELRDIMLDNNEDKKSKNVKRILILVAVFVIIFLAVLIVMKFLNSPETNDQVAQTDSRLVLPPEPDNTRSIPQQVSVPATPPSEPAPQVAQTNVPPVAPPPPSEPQAQQPNPAFEQVPIVPENKGQDSFEDMVKALKEKEDKRQQDTGAAAPAPTEPSTIQGALKQNDTPNAQPGEPKAEPKQHVNVVKQKEPKQEKAAKQPKNDAAKEKQAKQKPAKQAPAASGGEAHSGSYIQVFAVKHFNEKAPELGKLKAAGYAYKLYRTNVNGSEIIKVLVGPYSGEQLKSELAKIKQSAAPNAFIVNIK
- a CDS encoding shikimate dehydrogenase — encoded protein: MMIFAVFGNPISHSVSPRLHNLALGELGLSCEALYTRYELSDGSRLISKFKELKLSGANVTVPHKEAALAQCDVADETAAKIGSVNTLVSRGDKIYGYNTDAPGFLRAIEDFGQINSALVLGAGGTARAVAYALKSRGVRVCVLNRSEERLANFAEFEKFSWANFGKFNGGKFDLVVNTTSAGLKDENLPAPIEILRPIFDEAKFAFDVIYGKKTPFLNLAAASGLAHKDGSEMLLFQAVKALNLFFEGSLDEAKIEASMRKALYLSASSR